The Reinekea forsetii genome contains the following window.
TGCCACCCGCACGCCAGAAATGCAGCTCAGCGACGCCATTCGCGGCGGTGTGACCACGGTCACCGGTGCCTTAGGCACCGACGCGGTGTGTCGCACCCATTTGGAACTGGTTGCCAAGGTAAAGGCCCTCAAAGAGGAGGGGCTCTCCGCCTACTTCTACACTGGCAATTACCACTTCCCGGTTAAGACCCTAACCGGCTCGATACAGCAAGATATAATGCTAATCGAGGAATGCATTGGCATCGGCGAGATTGCCATTGCCGATCATCGCGGCAGTCAGATGAGTTGGGCAGAGCTTGCCCGGGTCGCAGCTGAGGCGCGCGTCGGCGGCATGTGCTCGCTCAAGGCCGGCATCGTTAGCGTGCACGTCGGTGGCAGTGCCGATGGCCTGAAAACCCTATTCGATGTCGCCGAACACACCAACATACCGCTCAGTCAGTTTTACCCGACCCATATCAATCGCAGTGCCGAATTGCTTCAATCCGGCATTGGCTTTAACAAGGCCGGCGGTACCATAGACTTTACCGCCAGTTCGACCCCGGAAATTGCCGCCCAAGGCGAGGTGCGCTGCGCCACCGCCTTAGCCTTGGCTCTGGCGCAGGGTGCCCACTCCGATCGCATCACCTTCAGCACCGACGGCCACGCAAGCCTGCCGGAGTTCAATGCCGACGGTGACTTAGTCAGCATTAAGGTTGGCAGTATGGATTCCCTGCTGCAAGAGCTGCATTATGCGGTTCATCAGGAAAAACTCAGTTTTGAACTGGTATTAAAAGCCATCACCAGTAATCCAGCACGTATACTCAAGCTGCACCAGAAGGGTCGACTCCGCCAAGGCGGCGATGCCGATCTATTAATCTTGAATCCAGACACTCTGGCCTTAAATGCCGTTATGGCAAACGGTCAGTGGTTTATGGTCAACGGCCAAATTACCCGCAAAGGTACTTTCGAAGCTTAATTAGGAGCCGAACTTGTCACAAAAAATTGGCTTTATCCTGTTGCCCGGCTATTCCTCGATGAGCTATGTCTCCGCGATGGAACCTTTGTTGATGTGCAATGAGTTAATGGGCGAAACCCGTTTTGAAACTTTCACGGTGGCCTTGGCCGATAACCGCTCACTGTCGAGCTTGGGCAATCC
Protein-coding sequences here:
- the iadA gene encoding beta-aspartyl-peptidase gives rise to the protein MTLQILRNARVFAPEALGVTDLLIGGNKILAMAANLELNSNLAITELDCAGQIVCPGFVDTLTHVTGGGGEGGFATRTPEMQLSDAIRGGVTTVTGALGTDAVCRTHLELVAKVKALKEEGLSAYFYTGNYHFPVKTLTGSIQQDIMLIEECIGIGEIAIADHRGSQMSWAELARVAAEARVGGMCSLKAGIVSVHVGGSADGLKTLFDVAEHTNIPLSQFYPTHINRSAELLQSGIGFNKAGGTIDFTASSTPEIAAQGEVRCATALALALAQGAHSDRITFSTDGHASLPEFNADGDLVSIKVGSMDSLLQELHYAVHQEKLSFELVLKAITSNPARILKLHQKGRLRQGGDADLLILNPDTLALNAVMANGQWFMVNGQITRKGTFEA